A genomic segment from Manduca sexta isolate Smith_Timp_Sample1 chromosome 13, JHU_Msex_v1.0, whole genome shotgun sequence encodes:
- the LOC115443408 gene encoding E3 ubiquitin-protein ligase synoviolin isoform X1 — protein MKSLLATVISLALTTVVIGNAYYQKKQFYPSIVYLTNSNPSMAVMYLQAFILVLLAGKLLRKIFFGQLRPAEFEHLIERSWYAITETCLAFTVFRDDFNPKFIALFTLLLFLKAFHWLAEDRVDYMERSPVIGWLFHLRILTLLMLLAHADLYFIHHAYQFTMSKGPSVQLVFGFEYSILVIMIANILIKYILHAIDSRWDAPWESKAAVLLYTELAINFLKVLLYIGFVAVMVRIYTLPLFAFRPMYETMRSFKKAYNDVVLSRRAIRNMNTLYPDATQAELAAADNECIICREEMHTGAKKLPCNHIFHAACLRLWFQRQQTCPTCRLNVLRAPAPDAAGGAAGGAAGGAAAGPGGVPGAAPAPHAAPRAPHAAPPAHPAHPPPNMPGAAVPPPFPNMPPPPPMMAWGVPPPPPPRPANLANLTTAELQRMEGNERRNIEARLQLLREIQAMLDASVLLMQQYSTVVTNLPQNSATVATQTEVQAESTPEVPVMAEPDVVPSTSTYKPPSPIPSTSKGLPEMEASTSQSDHDIVGDSSRYYHDENIYRDKTDTDAEELRRRRLQKFTLEK, from the exons ATGAAGTCTTTACTTGCAACTGTGATCAGTCTGGCTCTCACGACCGTGGTTATCGGCAATGCCTACTACCAAAAGAAACAGTTTTATCCATCAATAGTTTACCTGACGAATTCCAATCCTAGTATGGCT GTAATGTATCTGCAGGCATTCATATTAGTTTTACTGGCAGGTAAActgttaagaaaaatattctttggCCAGCTACGTCCTGCGGAATTTGAG caCCTAATTGAAAGATCATGGTATGCTATAACGGAAACATGCTTAGCGTTCACAGTGTTCAGAGATGATTTCAATCCTAAATTTATTGCTCTGTTCACACTGTTGTTATTCCTCAAGGCTTTCCATTGGCTCGCTGAAGATAGAGTGGACTAT ATGGAACGAAGTCCGGTTATTGGTTGGCTGTTCCATTTGAGGATTCTCACATTACTGATGTTGTTAGCTCATGCCGACTTGTACTTTATACACCATGCATACCAGTTTACAATGTCGAAGGGGCCCTCGGTACAGCTGGTCTTTGGTTTTGAATACAGCATATTAGTCATTATGATTGCCAATATATTGATAaag taTATTTTGCACGCAATTGATTCTCGCTGGGACGCTCCATGGGAGAGCAAAGCCGCTGTGTTGCTGTACACTGAACTTGCCATTAACTTCCTCAAAGTTCTGCTGTATATTGGATTTGTGGCAGTCATGGTTAGAATATACACTCTGCCATTGTTTGCCTTCAGACCTATGTATGAAACTATGAG GAGTTTCAAGAAAGCCTATAACGATGTGGTGTTGTCTCGTCGCGCCATCCGCAACATGAATACGCTGTATCCGGACGCGACGCAGGCGGAGCTCGCCGCAGCCGACAACGAGTGCATTATATGCCGCGAGGAGATGCATACGG GTGCAAAGAAGCTGCCGTGCAACCACATATTCCATGCGGCATGCTTGCGGCTGTGGTTCCAGCGGCAGCAGACGTGCCCGACGTGCCGGCTGAACGTGCTGCGTGCGCCGGCGCCAGACGCGGCGGGTGGCGCGGCGGGTGGCGCGGCGGGTGGCGCGGCGGCGGGTCCGGGCGGGGTGCCGGGCGCTGCGCCTGCGCCGCACGCTGCGCCGCGCGCGCCCCACGCCGCACCACCTGCGCATCCCGCGCACCCGCCGCCCAATATGCCCGGCGCCGCTGTGCCGCCGCCCTTCCCCAACATGCCACCACCACCAC CCATGATGGCGTGGGGCGTGCCTCCGCCTCCGCCGCCCCGACCTGCCAATCTTGCGAACCTCACCACCGCCGAGCTGCAGCGCATGGAAGGCAACGAGCGCAGGAATATCGAAGCTCGCTTGCag TTGTTGCGTGAAATACAAGCCATGCTGGATGCGTCCGTTCTCCTGATGCAGCAGTATTCAACGGTTGTCACTAATTTGCCACAAAACAGTGCTACCGTCGCCACTCAGACTGAAGT TCAAGCCGAATCTACCCCGGAGGTGCCCGTGATGGCCGAGCCTGATGTGGTACCTTCCACGTCGACCTACAAGCCGCCCTCGCCCATCCCATCTACTAGCAAGG
- the LOC115443408 gene encoding E3 ubiquitin-protein ligase synoviolin isoform X2 yields MKSLLATVISLALTTVVIGNAYYQKKQFYPSIVYLTNSNPSMAVMYLQAFILVLLAGKLLRKIFFGQLRPAEFEHLIERSWYAITETCLAFTVFRDDFNPKFIALFTLLLFLKAFHWLAEDRVDYMERSPVIGWLFHLRILTLLMLLAHADLYFIHHAYQFTMSKGPSVQLVFGFEYSILVIMIANILIKYILHAIDSRWDAPWESKAAVLLYTELAINFLKVLLYIGFVAVMVRIYTLPLFAFRPMYETMRSFKKAYNDVVLSRRAIRNMNTLYPDATQAELAAADNECIICREEMHTGAKKLPCNHIFHAACLRLWFQRQQTCPTCRLNVLRAPAPDAAGGAAGGAAGGAAAGPGGVPGAAPAPHAAPRAPHAAPPAHPAHPPPNMPGAAVPPPFPNMPPPPPMMAWGVPPPPPPRPANLANLTTAELQRMEGNERRNIEARLQLLREIQAMLDASVLLMQQYSTVVTNLPQNSATVATQTEVQAESTPEVPVMAEPDVVPSTSTYKPPSPIPSTSKGLPEMEASTSQSDHDIVGDSSRDKTDTDAEELRRRRLQKFTLEK; encoded by the exons ATGAAGTCTTTACTTGCAACTGTGATCAGTCTGGCTCTCACGACCGTGGTTATCGGCAATGCCTACTACCAAAAGAAACAGTTTTATCCATCAATAGTTTACCTGACGAATTCCAATCCTAGTATGGCT GTAATGTATCTGCAGGCATTCATATTAGTTTTACTGGCAGGTAAActgttaagaaaaatattctttggCCAGCTACGTCCTGCGGAATTTGAG caCCTAATTGAAAGATCATGGTATGCTATAACGGAAACATGCTTAGCGTTCACAGTGTTCAGAGATGATTTCAATCCTAAATTTATTGCTCTGTTCACACTGTTGTTATTCCTCAAGGCTTTCCATTGGCTCGCTGAAGATAGAGTGGACTAT ATGGAACGAAGTCCGGTTATTGGTTGGCTGTTCCATTTGAGGATTCTCACATTACTGATGTTGTTAGCTCATGCCGACTTGTACTTTATACACCATGCATACCAGTTTACAATGTCGAAGGGGCCCTCGGTACAGCTGGTCTTTGGTTTTGAATACAGCATATTAGTCATTATGATTGCCAATATATTGATAaag taTATTTTGCACGCAATTGATTCTCGCTGGGACGCTCCATGGGAGAGCAAAGCCGCTGTGTTGCTGTACACTGAACTTGCCATTAACTTCCTCAAAGTTCTGCTGTATATTGGATTTGTGGCAGTCATGGTTAGAATATACACTCTGCCATTGTTTGCCTTCAGACCTATGTATGAAACTATGAG GAGTTTCAAGAAAGCCTATAACGATGTGGTGTTGTCTCGTCGCGCCATCCGCAACATGAATACGCTGTATCCGGACGCGACGCAGGCGGAGCTCGCCGCAGCCGACAACGAGTGCATTATATGCCGCGAGGAGATGCATACGG GTGCAAAGAAGCTGCCGTGCAACCACATATTCCATGCGGCATGCTTGCGGCTGTGGTTCCAGCGGCAGCAGACGTGCCCGACGTGCCGGCTGAACGTGCTGCGTGCGCCGGCGCCAGACGCGGCGGGTGGCGCGGCGGGTGGCGCGGCGGGTGGCGCGGCGGCGGGTCCGGGCGGGGTGCCGGGCGCTGCGCCTGCGCCGCACGCTGCGCCGCGCGCGCCCCACGCCGCACCACCTGCGCATCCCGCGCACCCGCCGCCCAATATGCCCGGCGCCGCTGTGCCGCCGCCCTTCCCCAACATGCCACCACCACCAC CCATGATGGCGTGGGGCGTGCCTCCGCCTCCGCCGCCCCGACCTGCCAATCTTGCGAACCTCACCACCGCCGAGCTGCAGCGCATGGAAGGCAACGAGCGCAGGAATATCGAAGCTCGCTTGCag TTGTTGCGTGAAATACAAGCCATGCTGGATGCGTCCGTTCTCCTGATGCAGCAGTATTCAACGGTTGTCACTAATTTGCCACAAAACAGTGCTACCGTCGCCACTCAGACTGAAGT TCAAGCCGAATCTACCCCGGAGGTGCCCGTGATGGCCGAGCCTGATGTGGTACCTTCCACGTCGACCTACAAGCCGCCCTCGCCCATCCCATCTACTAGCAAGG